The genomic window TACCCGTCGCAATATCCTCCACCGTGACGGGCATGGTTGTCAATACTGCGGTTACACGGGCGACGACTTGACATTAGATCACGTAATTCCGCGATCGCGTGGTGGTGGCGAAACCTGGGAAAATATGGTGACAGCTTGCGTCCGTTGCAACGTCAGAAAAGGCAATCGCACCCCCCAAGAAGCAAAAATGCCTTTGTTCCATCAACCCCGTAAGCCTTATAGTAGTCTTTACTTTGAAGTCAGCAAGCATCTAAAAAGCGGGCTACATCAAGAGTGGCAAAAATATATTATTGGACTTTAGGCGATCTCTTATTGCTTGTAAAGTTCTGTAAATAAGTATTGGCAGTGATATTACTTTTGAATCGACTATGCCTAAATGAGGATATCTAAAGAAATTATAAAATTTTCTTTACAAAACTAAACGAAGGGATTAATGTATAAACAAGGAAGTAAAAAACTTCTGATACATTCCAAAATCAAGCACTTATAAAACAATGACAACAACCTTACAAAGACGCGAAAGCGCCAACGTATGGGAACGGTTCTGTAGCTGGGTAACCTCCACAGAAAACCGTCTATACGTAGGCTGGTTCGGAGTATTGATGATCCCCACACTACTCGCCGCCACCACTTGCTTCATCATCGCCTTTATCGCCGCACCTCCCGTAGACATCGACGGCATCCGCGAGCCGGTAGCAGGTTCATTAATCTACGGAAACAACATCATCACTGGTGCAGTAGTACCATCATCGAACGCGATTGGTTTGCACTTCTACCCAATTTGGGAAGCAGCTTCCTTAGACGAATGGTTATACAACGGCGGCCCTTACCAATTAGTAGTATTCCACTTTTTGATCGGAATATTCTGCTACATGGGACGTGAGTGGGAACTATCCTACCGCCTCGGAATGCGCCCTTGGATTGCCGTAGCATATTCAGCGCCCGTAGCCGCAGCCACCGCAGTATTTTTAATCTACCCAATTGGACAAGGTTCATTCTCCGACGGAATGCCCCTAGGAATCAGTGGAACATTCAACTTCATGTTAGTATTCCAAGCGGAACACAACATCTTGATGCACCCCTTCCACCAGTTAGGAGTAGCCGGAGTATTCGGCGGTTCATTATTCTCCGCCATGCACGGTTCTTTGGTAACTTCTAGCTTAGTTCGTGAAACAACTGAGACCGAAAGCCAAAACTACGGTTACAAATTCGGACAAGAAGAAGAAACCTACAACATCGTTGCCGCCCACGGTTACTTTGGTCGGTTGATCTTCCAATACGCATCCTTCAACAACAGCCGTAGCTTGCACTTCTTCCTAGCAGCATGGCCAGTAATTGGGATTTGGTTTACATCCTTGGGCATCAGCACAATGGCGTTCAACCTCAACGGGTTCAACTTCAACCAATCCGTAATTGACTCTCAAGGACAAGTAATTGGCACTTGGGCAGACGTACTCAACCGCGCTAACCTAGGTATGGAAGTAATGCACGAGCGCAATGCTCACAACTTCCCTCTAGACTTGGCGGCCGGTGATGCGACTCCTGTTGCTCTTACTGCTCCTGCGATCAACGGTTAATTTTTAACCCTTCTAGCTAAAATAAATTAAGAGGCGCTCTCCACTTGGAGGGCGCTTTTTGCGTGATTATCTTAAAATTAGTGTAATGACAACAATCCCTGAACCGTTAAATTTTGCTAGCGCGATCGCCTATACTCAAGAATTACTAGCACAAAGTAAAATATCCGCCTCCGAAATATCCCAATTAGTCAAAACTGAAGACGGTGCAAGAGGTTTTTTTGTTACTTACCTGACCTCAGATTTTGCAATGTCAGAGGAAATTATTGTCGGATTGCGATCGCATCCTAAAATAGTATCTGAACTATTGGTAAAAAACTTAGCCATGTCTACAGCGCAACAGTTATTTCACCGTCGCCGTCAGGATGAAAACATGACTTTTTCTTCGCAACGGGTGCAAGAACGAACAGCGCAATTGATAAAGTTAGTAGACTTAGATTTGGTCTATGAAAAGTTGCAGCAGATGATAGCAAGTATTGATACTGGTGGTGACTATCAAGCATTTTTAGAGCGATGGAACTACGACGACGAACAAAAACAAGCAATAAAAGCGGCAATTAACAACTTTTTAGGTAAATAATAACTTTGCAAAATTCAACAGAGTATTTTTGTGCTTATTGCGGCGAATCGAACGTAGCCTTTATTGATTTAAGTGCTGGTAACTATCAGTCTTATATTGAAGACTGTCAAGTTTGCTGTCGCCCAAATGTGTTGTATATTCAAGTTGACGAAGAAACTCTAGAATTAAGCGTAAATAGCGAATATGTAGAGTAGAAAGCACTTATTTTAAGGACTATAAAGTTATGGAAATTAGAACAATTATTTCTCGTTATTTGCCTATAGTTTTAACTATAGTTTTTTTACTAGGGGGAACTATACTATTTTCTGGGCAAACTAAGTTATTAGCAGGTACAAAACCTAATAATCTTGGTATGGGTACAGGTCAATTATTAGCTTGTCCTGGTACGCCTAATTGCGTCAATAGCCAAAGCTTGGATGCCGAACATGGTATTGCGCCTTTAACCTACAATTCCTCTGCTGAAGATGCTTTTAAGACCCTTAAAAATGTTGTACAGTCTTTTAAACAATCTACGATAGCGCCAGCGCGCTCGCAGAGCTTCGCACAGGAAACTGATAATTATATCTATGCAGAGTTTACTATTCCTGTAGTGGGATTTGTTGACGATGTAGAATTTCTGTTAGACAAAAATGCCCAAGTAATTCATGTCCGTTCAGCTTCTCGTTTAGGCGAGTCAGATTTGGGTGTAAACCGTAAACGAATTGAGACAATTAGAGCTAAATTTAACCAGTTGCAAACAGAAGTAAAAGCTTGACAATATTGGCTCTACTTCTGCACCTAGATAGAGATGTTTTTCGTTACAATTATTTACGGTAATATTAATATATACAATTGATATTAGCGCTGACCATGTCTGACACCCTAACCAAGCTGACTTATCAGACTTTTCAAAATAGTAAAAACTACTTTGGTTTAGCTCATAAATACTTAAGTTCGCAAGTAATGGGCTTAGTATCTCCTCAGTTAAAACCAAAATCATCGCCTTTGACTCCAGCATTACTCTTACAACTGCAAGCAAGGTTAAACAAATTGCTAGAAGTAGATTGGCAAGATGCGGAAAACGGAGTATATGCTCATAGTTTGCTATTTGATAATCCTTGGGCTGACTTTTTCCGTTATTATCCTGAAGTTTGGCTAGATATGCCGCAAATTTGGCAGCGAATCAACGAGAAAAATTATCAAGATTTTTCTGTAGATGTACCCAAAGATGGCTATCCTAGCTACTACTTGCAAAATTTCCACCATCAAACTAATGGTTATTTAAGCGACTCGTCAGCTAATTTGTATGACTTGCAAGTTGAACTATTATTTGGGGGTTCGGCTGACCCCATGCGGCGACGCATTCTAGCACCCTTAAAAGCTAATTTAGCAGCTAATCCCAAGCCTCGGATTTTAGATGTAGCTTGTGGGACGGGGAGGACTTTGAAGTTATTACGAAACGCTTTCCCCCAATCGTCGCTATTTGGTACAGATTTATCCGCCGCTTATTTGCGAAAAGCTAATCAAGAATTATCGCAAATTCCTGGGGAATTACCGCAGCTTCTCCAAGCCAACGCCGAAGAATTGCCTTATTTAGACAACTATTTCGATGCTGTAACTTGTGTATTTACATTCCACGAGTTGCCAAGTGCTGCACGTCAGCAGGTAATAGAGGAGTGTTTTAGAGTGGTGCAGCCAGGAGGAGTTTTTGTAATTTGCGACTCAATTCAAATGAGTGATTCGCCGGAAATGTTGCCGATTATGGATAGTTTTCATGAAACCTTCCACGAACCTTACTATAAGCATTACATTAGCGATGATTTGGTAGAAAGGCTGGAAAAGGCAGGTTTTGAGGATATCACAACGGAGGTGCATTTTATGAGTAAGTATCTGATTGCTCATAAAAAAGCGACTTAATACAGGAGATTTAGTAGATTTTTCCTTTGGGGAAACACCCCCTTCATGGTAATAAGGTGGGAAGCGTAGGGGCGCAATGCATTACGCCCCTACGACGATCACTATAAAATACATGATTGGCTAAAAAATCAAATAAAAATGCTATATGCTTACAGGCGGTAGAGTAGGTTTAAGCAATTAAAAACTAAGAATTTTAGGAGTTATTAGTATGACTAATGCCGATGCGATCGCAAATCAACCCATAGCCAGCGAACAATTGATTGACGATTTGATTGAAGGAAGTCCATCTAGCCATATAGATGTAATTCAAACGGTCATTGCCAGCCTCGAACAAGGCGATAGCGCAATGGTAAGCCATACAGAAACAAACTACTTATGGAAATTTAAGTACGGTAGCGTAGAAGTATTCGTGCAACTTAGCGGACTAACAGACGAAGATACAATCTCAGTTTGGTCTAAAGTGTTAAATTTACCGACTAAAAATGACGCGGGATTGATGCGGAAGCTTTTAGAAATGAATTGGACGAATACCTTTGAAGCTTGTTTTGGCATCGATAAAGAACAAGTAGTTGTATTATCAAGCCGCACTTTAGCAGAATTGTCGCCAGGAGAGATTTCGCGCATCATCACGATAGTAGCCACAATCGCTGATGACAATGACGAAGCCTTACAAGCAGAATTTGCAGCCTAGACCTATTTGGCGGCTAATTCCGCTCTTAGAAGCCCCTGGGCGGGTACAAATGGCAATTGACCAATGGTTGGTAGCTCAACACCAGTTAGGCTTGCATCCGCCAACTTTGCGCTTTTATACTTGGTCGCCTGTGGCAATTTCTTTAGGCTATCATCAATCTAATTTTCCCCGCAATTGGCAACAAATTACTTGGAAGGGCGAACTTTTAGAATTGGTACGTCGTCCTACGGGGGGAAGGGCGGTACTACATCAAGGAGATTTGACTTATGCTGTTGTAACATCAGGACTCAATGGGAGTCGAATGCAGGTGTATCAACAGCTTTGTGAGTTTTTAATTAGAGGATGGCAAAGTTTAGGAATCGAGTTGCAATACGGCAATGCTGGGCGGGGATACATTCATAACCCCAACTGTTTTGGTACGGCGACAGGCGCGGATTTGGTGCTACTTGATGGTAATAAGTTGATTGGTAGCGCTCAGTTAAAACGCGGTGGGGTAATATTGCAACATGGTTCAATGCGTTTAGCACCAGATAAAGAGTTATTTGGGCGGGTTTTTGAAACGGAGGTTTTTCAGCCTATTAATCTACCTCTAATTGAACCAATTGCTGTGATAG from Synechocystis sp. PCC 7509 includes these protein-coding regions:
- a CDS encoding HNH endonuclease, producing MAKVLVLNASYEPLNITSWRRAAVLLIKGKAEQVEHNGKFIYTGFPLPTVIRLRHFVRVPYKEIPLTRRNILHRDGHGCQYCGYTGDDLTLDHVIPRSRGGGETWENMVTACVRCNVRKGNRTPQEAKMPLFHQPRKPYSSLYFEVSKHLKSGLHQEWQKYIIGL
- the psbA gene encoding photosystem II q(b) protein, whose product is MTTTLQRRESANVWERFCSWVTSTENRLYVGWFGVLMIPTLLAATTCFIIAFIAAPPVDIDGIREPVAGSLIYGNNIITGAVVPSSNAIGLHFYPIWEAASLDEWLYNGGPYQLVVFHFLIGIFCYMGREWELSYRLGMRPWIAVAYSAPVAAATAVFLIYPIGQGSFSDGMPLGISGTFNFMLVFQAEHNILMHPFHQLGVAGVFGGSLFSAMHGSLVTSSLVRETTETESQNYGYKFGQEEETYNIVAAHGYFGRLIFQYASFNNSRSLHFFLAAWPVIGIWFTSLGISTMAFNLNGFNFNQSVIDSQGQVIGTWADVLNRANLGMEVMHERNAHNFPLDLAAGDATPVALTAPAING
- a CDS encoding CPXCG motif-containing cysteine-rich protein, which translates into the protein MQNSTEYFCAYCGESNVAFIDLSAGNYQSYIEDCQVCCRPNVLYIQVDEETLELSVNSEYVE
- a CDS encoding DUF1499 domain-containing protein, whose amino-acid sequence is MEIRTIISRYLPIVLTIVFLLGGTILFSGQTKLLAGTKPNNLGMGTGQLLACPGTPNCVNSQSLDAEHGIAPLTYNSSAEDAFKTLKNVVQSFKQSTIAPARSQSFAQETDNYIYAEFTIPVVGFVDDVEFLLDKNAQVIHVRSASRLGESDLGVNRKRIETIRAKFNQLQTEVKA
- a CDS encoding class I SAM-dependent methyltransferase, which codes for MSDTLTKLTYQTFQNSKNYFGLAHKYLSSQVMGLVSPQLKPKSSPLTPALLLQLQARLNKLLEVDWQDAENGVYAHSLLFDNPWADFFRYYPEVWLDMPQIWQRINEKNYQDFSVDVPKDGYPSYYLQNFHHQTNGYLSDSSANLYDLQVELLFGGSADPMRRRILAPLKANLAANPKPRILDVACGTGRTLKLLRNAFPQSSLFGTDLSAAYLRKANQELSQIPGELPQLLQANAEELPYLDNYFDAVTCVFTFHELPSAARQQVIEECFRVVQPGGVFVICDSIQMSDSPEMLPIMDSFHETFHEPYYKHYISDDLVERLEKAGFEDITTEVHFMSKYLIAHKKAT
- a CDS encoding YbjN domain-containing protein, with amino-acid sequence MTNADAIANQPIASEQLIDDLIEGSPSSHIDVIQTVIASLEQGDSAMVSHTETNYLWKFKYGSVEVFVQLSGLTDEDTISVWSKVLNLPTKNDAGLMRKLLEMNWTNTFEACFGIDKEQVVVLSSRTLAELSPGEISRIITIVATIADDNDEALQAEFAA
- a CDS encoding lipoate--protein ligase family protein, with protein sequence MTKPYKQNLQPRPIWRLIPLLEAPGRVQMAIDQWLVAQHQLGLHPPTLRFYTWSPVAISLGYHQSNFPRNWQQITWKGELLELVRRPTGGRAVLHQGDLTYAVVTSGLNGSRMQVYQQLCEFLIRGWQSLGIELQYGNAGRGYIHNPNCFGTATGADLVLLDGNKLIGSAQLKRGGVILQHGSMRLAPDKELFGRVFETEVFQPINLPLIEPIAVIEALTTAASNCFNIQLEVKPLSAVEWKEISSLL